GCCCAGGCCTGGATGCACCCCTCCAGTGACTACTGCTCCCACCTCCTTTCCATGGCCCACTTGTACCAGAAAAGCTCTAAACTtctttgggggaattccctggtggcacagtggttaagactctgcgctcccagtgcagggggcccaggttcgatctctggtcagggaactagatcccacatgcatgctgcagctaagagtttgcatgccacaactaaggagccagcgagctgcaattaaggagcccgcctgcctcaactaagacccggtgcaaccaaataaattaattaattaacactaataaataaataaacttctttGGGAAACAGAGGAAATGTGGGGTTCCCTGAGCAAAGAGGGAGTGCCCTGAGCAGGGGCTGAGGctaccccatcccaccccttccTGGGGCCTCACATAGGGGGAAGTGGGGGCTACAGACAGGATCTACTGAGAGGGTCAGGAGTATTAAAAATCCAGAGGTAAGACCTCTCTCGAGATCAGAGAGAGAATAAAACAGGGAGatagggaaagagaaagacacagcaacagagaccaaaagacaaagacacgGAGAATTAGGCAGAGGAAAcaagcagaaaggcaagagacagaagacagagacaaagaaacagacaTAGGAGAAGAGCAAAGACCAAGGGAGGCAGAGATAGACCAAGTGACAGAGGCACGGGAATGAAGAAGTAGGGACGGCGAGAGGATGTGATTTAGTAGCTCAAAGAACAAACTCTAGAGCCAAAGTGGGAGAAACATTaggaagacagagacagaagatACAAAATAGGtgttttttaattgaacatttttataaaaaggagCGGGAATATGAAGGGGACCATGGGCTAAGCCCGGGCCCGCGGCGTCCGTAGGAAGGGCACTCCTCCTCCCCGTCTGTCCCATCGACCATCCTCTGCTCCGGGTCCGGCATCCCTATGCGCATGCGCGAAAGCAAGAGGGCGGATGTGTGCAGCAGGGACCCCGCGTACGCAGGCGCGGAGTGGGCGGTCCACGGCTGCTGGAGCTCAGGCCCGGGGCCTGGCGGGCGTGCAGTGGTGCGGCTCGTGCGAGGGTGCGAATCCTGGGCGGCAGATGCAGCGGAACGAGCCATCCGTGTTGACGCAGCGCGCGTTGACGCAGAGCTGGGCGGCCGCCTCGGCCTCGTCACACTCGTTGAtgtctgggggggggggggaataccAGGAGCGCTGTTCAGAGCTGGGGACCCGGGAGCCCACGTCCCTGGCCCCTGAGGCTCCTGGTGCAGAGGGGTGTGGATGCTGAGCCTCCTGTTGGAGTGGAATCCAGCCACTACCACCCGTTGGCTGTGTGAGCCTGGgcagtaacttaacctctctgtgcctcagccttGTGTTCTGTGAGATGAGTGTGGTAGCCCCTAGGACACTATGTTTTTGTTAGAAAAACAATACTAATGACGATATCAACAACAATAAGTActcactctgtgccagacattgtttTAAGTATATTACATGTATTAACTTTATCCTCCCAATAACCCTGTGAGCTAGGTACTGTGCAAACTGAGGCCTAGCGTGGGGAAGCCCCTTACCCCATGTCACACAAAAAGCCCACTCTGCCCAGGGGGTTCGCAGACCAGCTCACAAAGACCCCGAGTGCCCAGCCCCCTTGCCATTTCTTGGCTGTGAGACTTTGAGGAACTCAGTTCTCTTCTCTGAGCTTTACACATAGGCCTCACTGTCATTGTAAATCAATGTTCACGACTCTATGAAATGGGTTCTACGACTATACTCATTTTTCAGGTAAGAAAAACTGAGCAAGGGACAGTGACCTGTCCggggtcacacagcaagctgCTGGACTGAGCCTGAGGTCTATCCAACTCCCCCCGAGTCCCTGATTGTAATCACTCTGCTTTACTACTGTCTAAACTAGGCAGACATAATTCCTATTCGATGGGAAGACTGAAAGCTCTTCAAAGAGGTCAAGCAAACTGCCCAAGGTAGCCCTGGGAGTTCTTAGAAATCACGCCTGCAGGATCCTATCCTTCCATCCTGCTTCAAGCTCAGCCACAGTGCTGTGGTCAAGCTCCACTTTCCTCCCAGCCTGACCTGTCCTTCAGGCAAGCCCGGTCTCTGAGCAAAAATTACTTTCTGCTCCCCACCGGGGCTGGCCGGTCTCCTTGACGTCCCTGATTACCCACCCCTAGTAAAGGCTTCCACCCTCTCTTGTACCCCACCTCCATGCTGGCCCCGGCCCACCCCTCACCGACGCAGGCCATGCGGGTCATGTCCAGGCGGTAGCCATCGAAGCAGTCGCAGGTGAAGCCCTCGGGGACACGCACACATCGGCCGTGGGCGCAGCCGTCCAGGATCCCACACTCCTCCGCCTCCAGCCCTTCGTACGGCCCAGCCTGGGCGCCTGCGGAGAGTGCGGGGACTCCGGGGTTCGGGTGGGGCCGCGCCCCAGGTTCGGTGGGTCCCCTTCTAAAACTGCCCATCCCGCTCCAGGACTCTGGGGGGCGCTGTGAGGCCAGGATGTTTACGTCGCTCTGCTCTCTGGCTTTCCTTCTGTCCTCATCGCTTTCTAGGAAGGTCTACAGGGATGTCTCTGTTCCTCTTCATCCGTGCTCTCTGTCGCTCTCTCCGACAATATCTCCGTTTTCccatctctctgagcctgtctCTCCCGCGGCTTCTCTtcgtttctgtctctgtctctcctcctccccctcctttcctcccttccccatctCCACCTCTCTGCACACCTGGCTTCTCATCTTAGTCCCCATCACTCGGGCCGCAGTACTCACCAGCATAGCTTCCACCTTCAGGCGACTCCTCAGGCTCTGGGACGGAGCCACGGGTGTCGCGGGACCGATAGCGCCAGCGGGAGCCCGGGCCGGGTGGAGCAGGAGCCTCGGATTCACCGTAGGGGCCACCATCGTCCTCAAAGTCGGGCATGTCGAAGGGTGGCGTCCCGTAGGGGGCCTCCCGGCGCGCGAAGGGCCCAGGTGGCGGTGGGTAGGGGTCATAGGGTAGGACGGGTGGCAGGTACAACTCAGGCCCGTACGGAAGGCCCTGGTAAGGTGAACCTAGGTCTGGGCCATACTCGTAGGGGAGTCCAAAGCCACCTGGCCGTGCGGGTCCATATGAGGGGGGGCGCAGCACATTGCACAGGGCCTCAAAGTCATCTGCGAACAGGAGCCAAGCCTAACAATCAGCCCTTGCTTCCTCGGCACCCATCATTCACGTCCCCCCTCGGGGAAGAGAAGCCCgaaggagagggtggggagggccGTGGGCTGAGGCATTAGAGGGGCTTCAAAGGAGGAGACTGGGATTGCAGGCTTGGGATCAGGGGTTCTGGAGCCAGGATTGAAGGTCTGAGGACTGAGACGGGGATTCCGAGGCACTGGGATCGGGAGTACTGAGGACTGCGGCTAGAAATCAGGGTCCAAGTGCTGGAATTTGGGGGCCCATGAGATCTGGGGCTAGGGGCCTACAAAAATGGGATGGAGGTGTTTTAGGGACCAGGACTGGGAAGTACCAGGGGCCTGAGGGGTCAGGATGCATGGGAGGGGATCTGAACCATGGGACCTGGAAGTCAGAGGAGCAAGGGCCTAGGACTGGCACTGGTTTCCCAAGGGCTGAGAACAGGGAGACTCAGGGCTTTTTAGAGCCAAGGCATGGAGATCTCTGGAGCTGTGTGTTGGCTTCTTAGGCACCTGGATGTGGGTATCCAAGCCACTGGGACTTGGAGGTTTGCGAGCTATGACCAGAGTCTGTGAGCCAGGATGGCAGGATCTGAGCAACTGGTATTGGAGGTCTAAAGGTCCAGGATTTGGGGGAGGGGTCTCATGGGCTGTCCTGGGCTTCTAGAGACCAGGAGTTGAAGGTCTGAGAGATCAGACCTTGGGACCTTTTGGGACTGGAACTATGAGACCTGCTGAGTCAGGCCTTGGGGTTTCTGGGGTTGAGGCTTGGAGGTCTTTGGGTTATGACTTGGGGTCTAAGATTTAGGAATGCACTGGGACATAGGGGTCTGAGGACCTGGATTTGGAGCATGAGGGGCAGAGTCTCGGAGTGTGGCCCAGGCAGGTGGCAGTACCTGAGTCCTGTGCTGGGCAGAGGGCACAGTCCATGCCCCAGGCCTCGCCGTAGAGGCAGCAGCACTCTGTGTAGGTGGCCTGGCGATCCAGCCGAGGGCGACTGCACACGAGGTCAGCCCCCACTTCCTGCCAGCACACTCCCAGGTTGTCGTCTGAGGGCAGAGACAGCGTGCATCAAGGCGGGAAGAAACTCAAGCCCTCCCAAATGCTCCATCTCCTCCCTACTGGAGCAGCCCAGCCATCCTCTGCCTCTGCCACCAAATCCTTCTCAGCAGCTGTGATCTGACTCCCGGAAGTCGTCTGAGGTAGCTCCAGATGAGTACGGGGCTTGGTCTGGCACAAGGCTATCATATAGGAGGGTGAGAGGGTCTGAGAGGAGGATTCTATCCAAGACTGGCCGCTGCAGGGGCTCTGTGACCCCAGGGCAGTTGCTTTTCCTCTCTGAGCATTGTTGAATAAAGTCTCAGGATGTGGAAGGACGTTGTAGGCAAAGGGATTGGGAGGAGAAGAGACTTTGGGTCAGTGggcaaaaggagagagaggaccaaaagaaataaacacaaacacatcGAAAGAGAGACTCAAAGAAACACAGGAAAGCAAAGATGCAGAGAGAAACAGACCTAAAagcaaagacagaggcagagagtgtCAGAAATTCAGAGAAAGGCCTAAAGACAGAAACCCACAGAGGGGTGCAAAGAGACAGAGACCCACAGGGAAATAATAGAAAGCACACTTTTAGCACTTAGTAAGACCAGGTCCCATtctgttcttaaaaataaaattcctcacTCAGAGCCACCCTATAAAGTAGGGGCTATTGCCAATCCACCCAATGTGCAGAAAGGAAGTTGGGGGTCCAAGAGGCGATAAGGAACGTGCACGTGTACACAGGGCCAGTAAGTGGCAGGGAGGCTCCTCTACAACCTTCGTCTTTAACCAGGCCCGCTGGCCTCTTGTTCCGAGAGACAAACACCGAGACCGGAAGCTAAATGGGGCATGAAGGGGCGTGCCCCGGGTGCACGCGGGAGGCTGAGTGGGGGTAATGAGGGGCTGGACTGCGTGGGAGAGACCTGGGCGGGGCTAaccggcggggcggggcgggaggagGGGTTACCGAGGCTCTGGCTCTCGTTGGAGACGCAGCGGCGCCCTGAGCCGTCCAGCACAAGTGGGGGCTCGCACGTGCAGTGATAAGAGCCTATGGTATTGACGCAGCGGCCGCCCTCACAGGCTGGCTCCTCGTCCGCGCACTCGTCGTTATCTAGGGAGGCATGGAGGAGTGATCAGGAAGcagccctctcccctttcccattTCCCCGGTGCATTGACGGTGGGATGGATGGAGTCTAGACTCCAGGAAGGACTTCCTGCTGGTGGTGGCCACATTCCAGAGAGGAGCTGGAGTGGCCAAGGGTTGGGAGAGTCCCAGGCGGGGGTGTGAGTGCCGGTGGAGGTGGGGTTCCTACCGATGCACTCCAGGCGCTGGGCATGATAGTAGTAGCCATTGCTGCAATAACATGAGTAGCCTGGGGCCGTGTTCACGCACACGCCGCTCTTGCACACCTGGTCTCGGAAGAGCTGGCATTCGTCCACGTCTGCGGGAAGGATGGTCAGAGGCACACACACCCCCATCAAGAGAgacggggggagggggggaggcagGCCAGGTTGTGGGGTGGGCTGGATGGGGGGGGGTGTGTGTAGCTGCGGGGCGTGATCAgggaagagaaagacagagatggCAAGAGAGACCCAGAGGGAGAGATACAGAGGataagggtgggagggggagagacagagataaagaAAACAGAGATAGCGCGAGACAGAGCTGGGCCTGGGGGCTGAGGGTGGGCGGGCCTTACCTCTCCGGAGGCTCGGGTCTCCGCTGGGCGCCAGGTAGCCCCGGCCGTGGGGGCACAGTGACTGGTACTCAGCTGCACACAGAGACAAGGCTGAGCCCAGACACCCgtgccccagcccctgccttggGCCTGCCTGTGCCCACTTGCCTCAGTGCCCACCCTTCACTGCCCAAGTCTTTAGCCCCTGTGCCTGTTTGTATCCACCTCTCAGACTCGCGCCCACCTGGCTGGCAGCTCACTCTTGCCCGTGCAATACCAGCACCTCAGTCCCTTGTCCAAATGTGTCCCTTTGTCCCAGTCCCACGTCCACCTATTGCTACCCAAACCCTCCGCCCTGTGTCCACCCAGCGGCCCATGCCCACCTGTCTCGGTGCTTGGGCACTGCTGGATGCGGCAGCCGCTGCCCCAGCCCTCACCCACAGTGCAGCAGCACTCCTGCCACGTCACGTTCCGGGCCAGGATGTTGTCACATGCATCCGGAGCTGCCGTGTCAAAGTAGCACTCCCGGCGCCCGCTGCCCACAGGGCCCTGCCTAGGTGGGCTTGGCCGGCGGGACGGTGGTGGTGGCAGCCTGGCTGGCAGACTGGGGCTGGCGGGTATGTGGGGCTGCGGGCCCGGGAACGTGCCTGAGGAGACAGTGTGGGCTGAGCCTCCAGCCCCTATGttatggatggggaaactgaggccccatgTGGCAGAACCGACTCCACACCTCTCAGCCTCTGTCATCATCTCTCTCCCATTCTCACCTCCTCTAATTTCTGTACCTCTTGCCTCCCCATCTCACTCTCCCAAGCGTCCGGCCCATCATCCAAGCTGCAGTTCAGGTAGGAGAAGAGGGGATTTCCCTGGCCTCCTGGAGGCCTCCCTGGGGCCTCACATCCAACGTGTCCCAGTCTGGTCTCAGAATCTTCATACCCAAATCTAGACCTAGGCCTGGACACCTCTCCCTGACCCAGGCAGCCCCACAGCCTGTCCACTTTGGCCTCTTGAGCCCCTCTCccacctgccctctcctcccctcccatgGCCCTTGCCTTGGTCCAGCCCTGTCCTCTCTGCTCAGGTCCCAGCCCCACTCCAATCCACCTTCACATGGCAGCCAGAGGAAGTTCCAAAACCTGATCACACCCCTCTCCCGCTCAAAACCTCTCCGTGGTGCCAGAGCGCCTCAAGAAAAGTCCAACCTCCTGACCACGGTAATAAGTCAGTGTGGTCTGGCGCCTGACTCCTTCTGCAGCCTCacttctccccaccccttcccttgcTCTGTAGAGCATGTCACCCTGAACTTATTTCAGTCCCTCAAACATGTCGGGTCCTCTCTTGCCTTGCCAGGCCTTTGCCCTTGCTGTATCCTCTGCCCAGAATGCCCTCCCTCATCCACTTGGCTTGGCTTATTTCTACTCATCCTACTACTCTCAGTTCAGACATCCCCTCCTACAGGAAGCCCTCCCTAACTCTCCTTCAAGGCTGGGGAGGTGCCTCCTCTGGATTCCCACCATGCCCTAGCCTTTCCCATCACAGGCTTGTTTGCTCTGGCCTGTGCCTCATCCATCCCAGTCCTGATCACTCTGGGTTGTTACCATCAGGTTATATTGCTATCTGCCCCCACTAGATTGTGAGCCCCTTGAAGACAGGGTGGTCTCTCCTGGTCACTActgtgtccccagggcccagAAAAGGGCCTAAACTCAGTGAACATATGTTGAATGAAGGAATCTGGTAAAGTCAGAACCAGGATCTACATCTCCTGATACTGAGTCCCACACCCAGGTTAACTCATGTGTTCTGaaggtttttgttgtttaaaacaaCAGCATCTAACTGATGGCAGCTGTCCACATCAGGAATGGTTAGATCCCATTATTTTTCTGCGGGGCCGGCAGCCATCAGTTAAGTAGACATTGATCTCAGTCTCACCAGCAGACGTCCGAGGGGGAACACAGCGCCCAGTCATGGGGTCAAACTCCTCAGGGCTGTTGGGGCAGACACAGAGGAAGGAGCCTTCCACATTCTCACACAGGGCAGCTCCACACACACCCTGTAGCGTTTCACATTCATTCACATCTGTGAACAGGAGACAACAGGGAAGAGGGAGTCAATGGTTGTAAACTTCTGGAATTCCGTAAGTCTAAAAGTCTGGGCTCTGAGTGTGAGTATTTTAATGGCCCAGATCCCATCATCTGCTTATCTTTTGGTGACAAGCCCTGAATTTCCCTTGGGAACCCTCTGCTCCTCCAACCTAAGTTTTGAGCAGGCCAAGCAGATTGCTGCATTTCTCTGATTCAGAGACAGGCAGTGACCAAGCTGGGCCAATCAAAGCCAGTCCTGGGACTCATTCTAGAAATATGGAGAAAGAGCCTCCCTCTGTAGCCAGGGATGTCAAGCTAAGGATGTCAACCAGAGGCGCTAGGGCCACTTTTGTCATTGTGAAAAGAGAATCTGCCTGAAAATAAATGCATTAGAGGATAGCAGAGCTGGGAGAACAGCTAGCCTTGTTACAATTCCTGGATCCACGTATGCCTGAAGTTCAAATATTTCCCAGGACTTCAGTTTAATGCCCTTTAAACAAATGAAGCCTGTTGTatttgcatttgtcaaaactaagtgAGTGTATAATTAAGACTCATGCATTGCACTGTATGTAAATTGAACCTCAAATAAAAATATCTGTAAGCACAAATTGAACTCTCGTTAATGACATGCATTATGCACAGAAGAATTTAGGGGGAAGTATATTGAAGCCTGCAATTTAATCTTAAAATTCTATCCAAAAAATTTTGTGGATTAATGGAAAGATGTGTGAGGAAACAAGCATAACCAAATGATAATAATAGAATATAGACCATGGGTATGCTGATGTTTCATTCTACAGGCCTTTTAACTTTCTGTATGTTTAGAAATTTtccttgggatttccctggcggtccgtgGGATTTCcacggtgctttcactgccgtggcccgggtgcaatccctggtcaggaactaagatcccacaagccgtggggcatggcaaaaaaaaaaaaaaaaaaaaaaaaaaaattcctcataaaatgttgggaaaaaaataaaggatgttTATGTACACTTAAGATTAGTGCAGTTTTCGAACTTCCCCGGCaatccagcagttaagactctgcgcttccaccgcagggggcgcaggtttgatccctggtcgggaactaagaccccgcatgccgagcagtgcggccaaaaaaaaaaaaaaaaaaaaaaattagtgtacTTTTACTACTTTATGCATGCATTTTTAAAGCACACCCCAAATAAAATCTAGATAAATAGGGGTTCCTGAGTCACATGAAGATGATCTTATATTCCAAGGTCTAAATTCCATACCCTTAAAGTTTACATGCATTCAGATCTATGGAGAGAAGCAGGGCCTGACAACCTCTTCCCCACCCTctggccccacccaccccctggaGCCCCGTACCCACGCAGTGACGCCCGTCCCGCGCCCCCTCGTAGCCCTGGTCACAGAGGCACTGGAAGGAGCCAGGCAGGTTCTGGCACATGGCATGGGCCCCGCAGAAGGACCGGTTCCGGCATTCGTCCACATCTGCAACCACCAGACAGTCAGGCCATTGCTGGACCTTCTATCCCCTCCACATCTCACCCATTGCCCCAGGGACACCCACCCTGGCATCCGCCCCCTGGTGTGGGTTGGTAGCCAGGGTCACAGGCAGGTGTGCAGCGGTAGGAGCCAGGGGTATTCTCACAGCGCTGGGCCCCACAAATCCCTGGGCCATATTCCTGGCACTCATCCACATCTGCaaaagagtggggaggggaggggggaaggagaggggagtcACAGGCCTGGATTCACAGGTTCCTGGTGCTGCTTCCAGTTCCCATGACTGAGAAGTCTCTGAATCTGGTATTCTAGGAGTCTGAGCTTCTAAAAATCAACAAGCATTGATACCTCTTAAGGCCTCATTACCATTTCTCAAATAGCCTAAACAtggtcctgcctcagggcctttgcacttgctgtcccCTCTGTCAGGAACACTTCCCTCAGCTATCTGCATGGCTCCCTCCCTTGCTTCACTCAAGGGTCTAGGTCTAGACCTAGCACCCCTACCCCTACTGCCCTGTCATCTCTGTCCATTTATCCTGCTTTACTTTCCTTCTTAAACTTCTTATATCCATGTAGTTATTGGTATGCCAACTGTCACCTCCCTAGAATGCAAACTCCACGTTGGCAGGGGTTTGTGCCTGTCTTGCTCCTCATTGTATCCTCAGGgtgtagaacagtgcctgatacacagTAGGTGCCCCCAAATGGTTTGCTGAATAAATCGAgttcatatttacatatttattgtctgtctctccccctAGGACGtcaactccatgaggacagggattcTGTTTTACTTATTGCCTGTTCTACTGCCAGTGTTGCACACTGTAGTTGCTTAATGAATTCTTGTGGAATTAATGAATGAGGTCCCATGAAACTAGGTTTCCACGAATCGGGGGTCTGGCAACCCAAGAGCCCAAGGCAGTCAGCAGTCATTTCATCTGTTCCACAAAATGCTGACCCACacaccatcccccacccccacccccaaatctggGCTGCTTCTGGAAGCGAGGCTTGCTCTGTTTCCTGACAGGAGTGTCTGCCCCTATCCTCCTGTCTCCCCTctacaaaaaattataaagacaCGCTGGTGGCTTGTTTCCACCACGATTAGGAGAGTCAAGTACACTGGTTGGGagccctttccctcccctccccccaagtcCGTGAGGCCTGGAGCCGGCTTCTGCGACTCTtcgtgggggtggggcagtggtctCACCGTCACAGGTGCCCTCAGGGCCTGCGTGGTAGCCAGGGTCGCAGTCGCGGACACAGCGGTAGGAGCCGGGGGAATTCTCACAACGCTGGGACCCGCACAAGGCTGGGCCCCGCTCCCGACATTCGTCCACGTCTGCGGGGGGGAGGCAGCGCAGTCAgatgggagaggcagggagggaaaggaaaaaaggtgGGGGAGtcaaggaggggagaggagagtcaGAAGAGGGAGGCGGGAGTcgcaggaaagggggagggagaaagcaGCAGAGGAGAGGCAGAGGGGGGAGACAAATGGGGGAGACCAGGACGCAGAGGGGAGAGGGACCAGGCAGAGGCGAGGCCTCTCACCGAGGCAGGAGGCGAGGTCTGGGCCAGCGCGGTGTCCTGGAGGACAGACGCACTCGAAAGAGCCGTCGGTGTTGGTACAGATGCCGCTCTGGCAGAGGTCCTCCTCGCTGCATTCGTCCACGTCTGCGGGACAGTGTCGGAAACCGCAGGCGGATCTCCTTTGCTTAACATTCCAAGCCGCGCCCCTCCACCGCCCTTTCCCCGCCCCTCCAGATCCAAGACCTTAACGCCTTCCCCACCTGCCTTAGGCTCCTCCCTTTCCTGCAAGCCCCACCTCTCCGACGGGTTTGGCTCCATCCTTTCCATTCACTGCCCAATTTATCCACactccaccctttccccttttgtCTCCCAACTCcgcccctccctttccccaccgTTTCCCGATCCAGGTCCAGCCTGGGTACGGACCGAGGCAAGAGGCTCCGCGAGGTCCGGGCCGGTAACCGGGAGCACAAGTACAGGCAAAGGAGCCGTCGGTGTTGAGGCACTCGCCGTTGGGGAAGCAAAAGTCGCCCTCCAGGCACTCGTTCACGTCTAGGGTACCCAGAGGTAGGGCTGCGGGGTTACCAGACCCGCCCCCGAGACCCAAGCCCCGCCTACAAAGGAGCAACCCTGTCCCCCAAGCCACACCCCGATGGCCGGTTTCTAAATTCCACCTGCAGTCCCTTAGtccagctcccacctccccaccaggCTTTACCCAGGAAGCCAAGTCCCACTCCCAGGCTGTCCAGCCTTTTCCCCGCCCAGCCCACCTGCGCAGGGCCCGGGCCGACCAGGTGGCGCCCGGTAGCCTGTCGCGCAGGTGCAGCGGAAGGAGCCTTCAGTGTTAGTGCAGTGGCCGTGGGGGCCGCAGGAGGCTCCCGAAAGGCATTCGTCCACATCTGTGGGAATGGGGATTTCAGAAGGGGTTCTGTCTAGGAACACACTGATGGATCCCCTTGGGGGAGAGGGGTCTGAAGAAGGTGATGGGAAGTGTCTTGGGTTGGATATGAGGTGAAGGCTCCATGGCAGAAGTGGGTAGGGGAGACTGGGGTTGGGGGTCCTTGAGTCTGGGTTTCTGGGAACTCCCTGTGCCAGGATCCTGGGGTCAGTTGAAGGGACTCTGGACTGAGACAGGGGTCAGACATTAATTAGGGTAAGGGGTCAAGTATTTTAAACCAGGATAATTAGATGGCATTCTGGTGAGTCCGGGGCCAGAGTCTCTAGTCAAGGGTCAGGGTCCAGGATCATGAAGACAATCAGGCCCCAGGGAAGGTACTCTGAGAAGGGGCAGGGGCAGTGAAAGAGGCAGGGTCAAGCATCACACAGAGTCATGGGTTGTAGTCAGGGTTGTGGTCAGTAGTTACGTTTAGGTCAAATGTCACAGTCAAGTTGAGGGTTCATTGGTCACAGAGTCAGCAGTCACACTCAGGGCCAAGGGTCCTGGTCCAAATCAGGAACTGCAGTCTGATCAGGGGTTCATAGTCTAGGTCAAGAATTGCAGTCAGGCTCTGGGGGTTGTGGTCCAGGTAAGGGGATTGAGATCCAGGTTAGAAGGTTGTAGGCCAGGTCAGGGGTCATGATCTGGGTCAGGAGGCATGATGCAGGTCCAAGGTCACACCCAGGGCCTGATCTCACCAGTACATCGGCCATGGTGCAGGTGGTGACCAGCAGGACAGGCCCTGCACTGGAAGGAGCCAGGTGAGTTCACACACTCCTGCCCAGGACATGCCAGGTGGTTCTCACACTCATTCACATCTGGGGAACAGAGGAGAGGGTGGCTTTGGAGGAGTGGCCCAACGCCCCCCTCACCCATCcacactcctccctccctccccggcctCACCCTCGCACTCAGAGCCGGCAGCACTGGGTTGGAAGCCCGTGGGGCAGACGCACTGGAAGCTGCCTTCTGTGTTCTCACACCGGCCATAGGTGCAGGGCGGGGGGCTACGGGCACACTCATCCACATCTGGGGCAGAGGAGACCAGTGGGGCTGAGGAAGGGGCCTGGACCCATCGCCATCACCACCCACCCCAACATTCTACTCTGGAGGAAGCGTCCTGGACTTTGTTCAGGCTGCTCCCTCCTCCCAGAAGGACAGACCCTTTCGTTGTTTCCCCATTAACGGTCTCTCCAGCTGCCAGGATGCGGCTAAGGCACCACCTCCTGCATGTTGCCTTCCCTGACTCAGAGTTGTCCCTTCCTCAGGGTTCCCACAAGCACAAGAG
This genomic window from Mesoplodon densirostris isolate mMesDen1 chromosome 19, mMesDen1 primary haplotype, whole genome shotgun sequence contains:
- the LTBP4 gene encoding latent-transforming growth factor beta-binding protein 4 isoform X4, whose translation is MSGRPKSVAACRCCPGRSPRRSRCFRASCRVQSCRPRKCAGPQWCLTPVPPELSRPSLSVRKKQVSLNWQPLTLQEARALLRRRRPRGPGARALLRRRPPQRAPAGQSQVLCPLICHNGGVCVKPDRCLCPPDFAGKFCQLHSSGARPPAPAMPGFTRSVYTMPLANHRDDEHGVASMVSVHVEHPQEASVVVHQVERVSGPWEEADAEAVARAEAAARAEAAAPYTVLAQSAPREDGYSDASGFGYCFRELRGGECASPLPGLRTQEVCCRGAGLAWGVHDCQSCSELLGNSDQVGVPDGPCPAGFERVNGSCEDVDECETGGRCQHGECANTHGGYTCVCPDGFLLDSSRSSCISQHVISEAKGPCFRVLRDGGCSLPILRNITKQICCCSRVGKAWGRGCQLCPPYGSEGFREICPAGPGYHYSASDLRYNTRPLGQEPPRVSLSQPRAPSSTSRPRTGFLPTHRPEPRPEPRLEPRPEPPRPGPELPLPSIPAWTGPEIPESGPSAGECQRNPQVCGPGRCIPRPSGYTCACDSGFRLSPQAMRCIDVDECRRIPTPCAPGRCENTPGSFRCVCGPGFRAGPRGAECLDVDECHRVPPPCDRGRCENTPGSFLCVCPAGYQAAPHGASCQDVDECIQSPGVCGRGVCENLPGSFRCVCPAGFRGSACEEDVDECAQEPPPCGPGRCDNTAGSFHCACPAGFRSRGPGAPCQDVDECARSPPPCTYGRCENTEGSFQCVCPTGFQPSAAGSECEDVNECENHLACPGQECVNSPGSFQCRACPAGHHLHHGRCTDVDECLSGASCGPHGHCTNTEGSFRCTCATGYRAPPGRPGPCADVNECLEGDFCFPNGECLNTDGSFACTCAPGYRPGPRGASCLDVDECSEEDLCQSGICTNTDGSFECVCPPGHRAGPDLASCLDVDECRERGPALCGSQRCENSPGSYRCVRDCDPGYHAGPEGTCDDVDECQEYGPGICGAQRCENTPGSYRCTPACDPGYQPTPGGGCQDVDECRNRSFCGAHAMCQNLPGSFQCLCDQGYEGARDGRHCVDVNECETLQGVCGAALCENVEGSFLCVCPNSPEEFDPMTGRCVPPRTSAGTFPGPQPHIPASPSLPARLPPPPSRRPSPPRQGPVGSGRRECYFDTAAPDACDNILARNVTWQECCCTVGEGWGSGCRIQQCPSTETAEYQSLCPHGRGYLAPSGDPSLRRDVDECQLFRDQVCKSGVCVNTAPGYSCYCSNGYYYHAQRLECIDNDECADEEPACEGGRCVNTIGSYHCTCEPPLVLDGSGRRCVSNESQSLDDNLGVCWQEVGADLVCSRPRLDRQATYTECCCLYGEAWGMDCALCPAQDSDDFEALCNVLRPPSYGPARPGGFGLPYEYGPDLGSPYQGLPYGPELYLPPVLPYDPYPPPPGPFARREAPYGTPPFDMPDFEDDGGPYGESEAPAPPGPGSRWRYRSRDTRGSVPEPEESPEGGSYAGAQAGPYEGLEAEECGILDGCAHGRCVRVPEGFTCDCFDGYRLDMTRMACVDINECDEAEAAAQLCVNARCVNTDGSFRCICRPGFAPSHEPHHCTPARPRA